A genomic stretch from Tachyglossus aculeatus isolate mTacAcu1 chromosome 19, mTacAcu1.pri, whole genome shotgun sequence includes:
- the TAF1A gene encoding TATA box-binding protein-associated factor RNA polymerase I subunit A, with translation MDSFSEEFIKTAREAVREETSTKSYLGICLPTLPKQLENVVNEGRKKDFALSTNTCLNYIQEAILKHQWQQAAEFMQYYFQTLEDTTSSQRQIAPEIIWKLGSEILYQHPKSSVEIFGAFADRLKNIGIKNYLKISLQHAFYLMCNGMIEDAHRNLTLAESWRYGEKSASQEKLIKLIQAYRGLLDYYTWSKKRVTLSTLDGKHFTSDAAAQDMHSYFRLSSLNLHEIIKIPGIWDPFVKSYVEMLEFYDDNDGAQQVLTNYAYDDKFPCNPNAHVYLYEFLKRQRAPEEKLISVLKVLHQIVPSHKLMLEFHTLLRKSKKEEHHKLGLEVIFGVLDFAGCTENVIAWKFLGRHLKQVLKRKHLDWVEEEWNARKDWWPTFHFSYFLVKRNWKKNKTLAYKKALVAGLLLGKGCKYFTYISNRGGKAEMKVKKMKKLVQQHSIINTAEP, from the exons ATGGATAGTTTCAGTGAAGAATTTATAAAGACCGCGAGAGAAGCTGTCCGTGAGGAAACATCAACAAAATCCTATCTGGGGATATGTTTACCAACACTCCCTAAGCAGTTAGAAAATGTCG TGAATGAAGGCCGAAAGAAGGATTTTGCTCTTTCTACAAATACATGTTTAAATTACATCCAAGAAGCTATTTTGAAGCACCAGTGGCAACAGGCTGCAGAATTCATGCAGTATTATTTTCAGACCCTGGAGGACACTACTTCCTCCCAAAGGCAGATTGCACCTGAG ATTATTTGGAAACTGGGAAGTGAAATTTTATATCAGCATCCCAAGAGCAGTGTAGAAATTTTCGGTGCCTTTGCTGACCGGCTGAAAAATATTGGTATCAAGAATTATTTAAAG ATATCCTTACAACATGCATTCTATCTTATGTGTAATGGAATGATCGAGGATGCCCACAGAAACCTAACTCTTGCTGAGAGCTGGAGGTATGGTGAAAAGTCAGCGTCTCAAGAAAAGTTAATAAAACTCATTCAGGCCTACAGGGGACTGCTGGACTACTACACTTGGTCTAAAAAGAGGGTTACCTTATCGACACTCG ATGGGAAACATTTTACCTCTGATGCAGCAGCCCAGGACATGCACAGCTACTTTCGGCTATCATCATTAAATCTTCACGAGATAATTAAAATTCCTGGTATTTGGGACCCTTTTGTAAAGAGTTATGTGGAG ATGTTGGAGTTCTATGACGATAATGATGGAGCCCAGCAGGTACTCACCAACTACGCATACGACGACAAGTTTCCATGTAATCCAAATGCCCATGTTTATTTGTACGAGTTCCTGAAGAGACAACGGGCGCCAGAGGAGAAACTGATCAGTGTTCTTAAG gttTTGCACCAGATTGTTCCATCTCATAAACTGATGTTAGAGTTTCATACATTACTTCGAAAGTCAA AGAAAGAAGAACATCATAAATTAGGGCTGGAGGTTATATTCGGAGTCCTGGATTTTGCTGGGTGCACAGAGAATGTAATTGCCTGGAAGTTTTTAGGAAGACATTTGAAACAAGTCCTGAAGAG GAAGCATCTTGATTGGGTTGAGGAGGAATGGAATGCCAGGAAAGACTGGTGGCCCACTTTTCACTTCAGCTACTTTCTGGTGAAAAGAAATTGGAAGAAAAATAAGACCCTTGCGTATAAGAAAGCTTTGGTGGCAGGACTCCTGTTGGGAAAAG gTTGCAAATATTTCACTTACATTTCTAACCGAGGAGGTAAAGCTGAAATGAAGGTTAAGAAAATGAAGAAATTAGTGCAGCAGCACAGCATCATAAACACAGCAGAACCCTAA